The Streptomyces sp. NBC_00224 genome has a window encoding:
- a CDS encoding RDD family protein, translated as MSAPTPATGDGTPFAGFYPDPSIPGYVRYWNGAAWVPGTSRPAPAEGEAMPVPPAGAAPAAPALASAPPMPMPAPAVEETGPVFLDEPDPVPLHGSRPDPAPAWQADASHQSGFGDDAARRISWGQPGDPAPGQVPQPLPAQPETGRPQPLPLPAGPASQRAGAAVPLPADPAPVPQGQGRAQAPSGAPVPVQSLPAQPLPGRQWPGDPRVGGDPRVADPRRAEPQGAPAAVRPAPARAALPSAPVAPQQPAPVQQQQAAAPPSVPQQAAPPSSPVTTGSGGGSASWAQQVHQLARPEEPSGPGEPVVPWKPPVEDPFLRAARAQAAARPAGLGRRLAARLVDTVVLGGAVAGLAVPLWIKGADHIQEKIDAAKLSGETVTVYLLDATTAGYLAIVLGAFLLLGLLYEALPTAKWGRTLGKRLLRVQVRDLESHEPPAFGAALRRWLVYGVLGVLAVGVVNVVWCLFDRPWRQCWHDKAARTFVAGT; from the coding sequence ATGAGCGCCCCCACCCCGGCAACCGGCGACGGAACCCCCTTCGCAGGCTTCTATCCAGATCCGTCCATCCCCGGATATGTCCGGTACTGGAACGGCGCCGCCTGGGTGCCCGGTACGAGCCGGCCCGCCCCGGCCGAGGGCGAAGCCATGCCCGTGCCGCCGGCCGGTGCGGCCCCGGCGGCGCCCGCCCTCGCCTCGGCCCCGCCGATGCCGATGCCCGCGCCCGCCGTGGAGGAGACGGGCCCCGTCTTCCTCGACGAGCCCGACCCCGTCCCCCTCCACGGCAGCCGCCCCGACCCGGCCCCGGCCTGGCAGGCCGACGCCTCCCACCAGTCGGGCTTCGGCGACGACGCGGCGCGGCGGATCTCGTGGGGGCAGCCGGGGGACCCGGCGCCGGGGCAGGTGCCCCAGCCGCTTCCGGCGCAGCCGGAGACCGGGCGGCCGCAGCCGCTTCCACTGCCCGCCGGACCGGCGTCCCAGCGGGCCGGGGCGGCCGTGCCGTTGCCCGCCGACCCGGCCCCCGTTCCGCAGGGCCAGGGGCGCGCCCAGGCCCCGTCGGGCGCGCCGGTGCCGGTGCAGTCGCTGCCCGCGCAGCCGTTGCCGGGCCGGCAGTGGCCCGGGGACCCGCGCGTCGGGGGCGACCCGCGGGTGGCCGACCCGCGCCGGGCCGAGCCGCAGGGCGCCCCGGCGGCCGTCCGGCCCGCGCCCGCCCGGGCCGCGCTGCCCTCGGCGCCGGTCGCCCCGCAGCAGCCCGCCCCCGTACAGCAACAGCAGGCCGCCGCGCCGCCCTCCGTGCCGCAGCAGGCCGCCCCGCCCTCCTCGCCCGTCACCACCGGGTCCGGCGGGGGCTCCGCGTCCTGGGCGCAGCAGGTGCACCAGCTGGCGCGGCCCGAGGAGCCCTCGGGTCCCGGAGAGCCCGTGGTGCCGTGGAAGCCGCCCGTGGAGGACCCGTTCCTGCGGGCCGCGCGGGCGCAGGCCGCGGCCCGGCCCGCCGGTCTCGGGCGGCGGCTCGCCGCCCGGCTGGTGGACACCGTGGTGCTCGGCGGGGCCGTCGCCGGGCTCGCCGTGCCGCTCTGGATCAAGGGCGCGGACCACATCCAGGAGAAGATCGACGCCGCCAAGCTGTCCGGCGAGACGGTGACGGTGTACCTCCTGGACGCGACCACCGCCGGCTATCTCGCGATCGTGCTCGGCGCCTTCCTGCTCCTCGGCCTGCTCTACGAGGCGCTGCCCACCGCCAAGTGGGGCCGCACGCTGGGCAAGCGGCTGCTGCGGGTCCAGGTGCGCGACCTGGAGTCGCACGAGCCGCCGGCCTTCGGCGCGGCCCTGCGCCGCTGGCTGGTCTACGGCGTCCTCGGCGTCCTCGCCGTCGGCGTGGTCAACGTCGTGTGGTGCCTGTTCGACCGCCCGTGGCGCCAGTGCTGGCACGACAAGGCGGCCCGCACCTTCGTCGCGGGCACCTGA
- a CDS encoding SsgA family sporulation/cell division regulator, producing the protein MHTVVERELELKLVLSPERSIPVPARLTYRTDDPYAVHITFHIGTDHPVNWTFARELLVEGVFRPCGHGDVRIWPTKVDGRSVILMALSSPDGDALLEAPSAQVSAWLERTLRVVPPGSETEQLGIDDGLAELLAPTTGRATGRSRAEELYLNDPWPSDESRPEEGA; encoded by the coding sequence ATGCACACCGTGGTGGAACGCGAGCTGGAGCTCAAACTCGTGCTGTCGCCCGAGCGCAGCATCCCGGTCCCGGCCCGGCTGACCTATCGCACGGACGACCCGTACGCCGTGCACATCACCTTCCACATCGGCACCGATCACCCCGTCAACTGGACGTTCGCCCGTGAGCTGCTCGTCGAGGGGGTGTTCCGGCCGTGCGGTCACGGCGACGTCCGGATCTGGCCCACCAAGGTGGACGGGCGCAGCGTGATCCTGATGGCGCTCAGCTCGCCGGACGGCGACGCGCTCCTGGAGGCGCCGTCCGCCCAGGTGTCGGCGTGGCTGGAGCGGACTCTGCGGGTGGTCCCTCCGGGTTCTGAGACCGAGCAGCTCGGCATCGACGACGGCCTCGCCGAGCTGCTCGCGCCCACGACCGGCCGCGCGACCGGCCGCAGCCGCGCCGAGGAGCTGTATCTGAACGACCCGTGGCCCTCGGACGAGTCCCGGCCGGAGGAGGGTGCGTGA
- a CDS encoding FAD-binding oxidoreductase: MNDGAEPVATPAPEPGALLERLRAGLPADALITDPDVTASYAHDMASFCAAGAPAVVVLPRTVEQVQHVMRTATELRVPVVPQGARTGLSGGANATEGCVVLSLVRMDRILEISPVDRVAVVEPGVVNAVLSRKVMEHGLYYPPDPSSWEQCTIGGNIGTASGGLCCVKYGVTAEYVLGLDVVLADGRLLETGRRTAKGVAGYDLTRLFVGSEGSLGIVVKAVLALRPAPPEQLVLAAEFPSVAAACDAVCAIMERGHTPSLLELMDRTTVRAVNRMANMGLPDSTEALLLAAFDTPDPAADLAAVGELCTAAGAVEVVPAESAAESELLLQARRLALTALETIKSATMIDDVCVPRSRLAAMLEGTTAIAVKYDLTIGVCAHAGDGNTHPVVCFDAADEDESRRARESFDEIMALGLELGGTITGEHGVGVLKKEWLARELGPVGVEMQRAVKRTFDPLGLLNPGKLF; encoded by the coding sequence ATGAACGATGGAGCCGAGCCCGTCGCCACGCCCGCCCCCGAGCCGGGCGCCCTCCTCGAACGGCTGCGCGCGGGCCTGCCCGCCGACGCGCTGATCACCGACCCGGACGTCACCGCCTCCTACGCCCACGACATGGCGAGCTTCTGCGCCGCCGGGGCCCCGGCCGTGGTCGTCCTGCCGCGTACGGTCGAGCAGGTCCAGCACGTGATGCGCACCGCCACCGAGCTGCGCGTCCCGGTGGTGCCGCAAGGCGCCCGCACCGGCCTTTCGGGCGGCGCCAACGCGACCGAGGGATGCGTCGTGCTGTCCCTGGTCAGGATGGACCGCATCCTGGAGATCAGCCCGGTCGACCGGGTCGCGGTCGTCGAGCCCGGTGTCGTCAACGCCGTGCTCTCCCGGAAAGTCATGGAACACGGGCTCTACTACCCGCCGGATCCGTCCAGTTGGGAGCAGTGCACCATCGGCGGCAACATCGGCACCGCGTCCGGCGGGCTGTGCTGTGTGAAGTACGGGGTGACCGCCGAGTACGTCCTGGGCCTCGACGTGGTCCTCGCCGACGGCCGCCTCCTGGAGACCGGCCGGCGCACCGCCAAGGGCGTCGCCGGATACGACCTGACCCGGCTCTTCGTCGGCTCCGAGGGCAGCCTCGGCATCGTGGTGAAGGCCGTGCTCGCGCTCAGGCCCGCACCGCCCGAGCAGCTGGTGCTCGCCGCCGAGTTCCCCTCGGTGGCCGCCGCCTGCGACGCGGTCTGCGCGATCATGGAGCGCGGCCACACCCCGTCGCTGCTCGAACTCATGGACCGTACGACCGTACGGGCCGTCAACCGCATGGCGAACATGGGTCTGCCGGACAGCACCGAGGCGCTGCTGCTCGCCGCCTTCGACACCCCCGACCCCGCCGCCGACCTGGCCGCCGTGGGGGAGCTGTGCACCGCCGCGGGAGCCGTCGAGGTGGTTCCGGCCGAGTCGGCTGCCGAGTCCGAACTGCTGCTCCAGGCAAGGCGGTTGGCGCTCACGGCGCTGGAGACCATCAAGTCGGCCACGATGATCGACGACGTCTGCGTCCCGCGCTCCCGGCTCGCCGCGATGCTGGAGGGGACCACGGCGATCGCCGTCAAGTACGACCTGACCATCGGCGTCTGCGCGCACGCCGGGGACGGCAACACCCACCCGGTCGTCTGCTTCGACGCCGCCGACGAGGACGAGTCGCGGCGGGCCCGGGAGTCCTTCGACGAGATCATGGCGCTCGGTCTGGAGTTGGGCGGCACCATCACCGGCGAGCACGGCGTGGGCGTGCTGAAGAAGGAGTGGCTGGCCCGCGAACTCGGCCCGGTGGGCGTGGAGATGCAGCGCGCGGTCAAGCGCACCTTCGACCCGCTGGGGCTGCTGAACCCCGGCAAGCTGTTCTGA
- a CDS encoding tetratricopeptide repeat protein, translated as METEHEWPPHRQTLTLPPPSRPRPLEPAGPPPARTARRTMIGAAVAALLTAGVLVVLPQTRIGGGHDAPPPAPGPVARALTAVGAGAPAAAADLTALIADRRAWVRTHPSDDASWAVLGSAYLGRGLRAADSSYYPRAEWALRRSLAVRPAARGNADAQIGLAALANARHDYGAARTLAEEVRRREPKRWTVYPVLIDAYGGLGDLKGASKSVEQLLDLRGGSVALAASGAVYRERGWREDAAVTLTEAAAYATTPVQKADCLRQLGDLAWDRGEPAEALAQHSAALRTDPGGHAALAGKARAELALGRTGAARHDYAAAVARQPRPEYLLELGELYESLGLGADARAQYARLRARAASDDGHGVSDALVLGRFEADHGAPESAVERLRAEWRRAPSAAVADALGWALYRAGESEEGLAFAKKAAEKGGRSALFSYHRGVLERELGQSGPARRDLEEALRTNPSFSPLLAPKAREGLEGLGELPEGGPKDVYGYVPDPPGAGSGSGASGSAGSPSTGSATQKPTGSGSKPPKRKQ; from the coding sequence ATGGAGACCGAACACGAATGGCCGCCGCACCGGCAGACCCTGACGCTGCCGCCGCCGTCCCGGCCGAGGCCGCTGGAGCCCGCCGGGCCGCCGCCCGCCCGCACCGCGCGCCGCACGATGATCGGCGCGGCGGTGGCCGCGCTGCTGACCGCCGGGGTCCTCGTGGTCCTGCCGCAGACCCGGATCGGCGGCGGCCACGACGCGCCGCCGCCCGCGCCGGGACCGGTCGCGCGGGCGCTGACGGCCGTCGGGGCCGGGGCGCCCGCGGCGGCCGCCGATCTGACCGCGCTGATCGCGGACCGGCGGGCGTGGGTGCGCACGCACCCCTCGGACGACGCCTCCTGGGCGGTGCTCGGCTCCGCCTATCTGGGGCGCGGGCTGCGGGCGGCGGACTCCTCGTACTATCCGCGCGCCGAGTGGGCCCTGCGCCGCTCGCTGGCGGTCCGACCGGCCGCGCGGGGCAACGCGGACGCGCAGATCGGCCTCGCGGCGCTCGCCAACGCGCGCCACGACTACGGGGCCGCTCGGACGCTGGCCGAGGAGGTCCGGCGGCGCGAGCCCAAGCGCTGGACGGTGTATCCGGTGCTGATCGACGCGTACGGGGGTCTGGGTGACCTCAAGGGCGCGAGCAAGTCGGTGGAGCAGCTGCTCGATCTGCGCGGCGGCTCGGTGGCGCTCGCCGCGTCGGGGGCGGTGTACCGGGAACGGGGCTGGCGCGAGGACGCGGCGGTGACGCTGACCGAGGCGGCCGCGTACGCCACGACGCCGGTCCAGAAGGCGGACTGCCTGCGGCAGTTGGGCGACCTGGCGTGGGACCGGGGCGAGCCGGCGGAGGCCCTCGCACAGCACTCGGCGGCGCTGCGCACGGATCCGGGCGGGCACGCGGCGCTGGCCGGGAAGGCGCGGGCCGAGCTGGCGCTGGGCCGTACGGGGGCGGCTCGCCACGACTACGCGGCGGCGGTCGCGCGTCAGCCGCGTCCCGAGTACCTGTTGGAACTGGGCGAGTTGTACGAGTCGCTGGGGCTCGGGGCGGACGCTCGCGCCCAGTACGCGCGGCTGCGCGCACGGGCCGCCTCGGACGACGGGCACGGGGTGAGCGACGCGCTCGTCCTCGGCCGCTTCGAGGCGGACCACGGGGCGCCGGAGTCGGCGGTGGAGCGGCTGCGCGCGGAGTGGCGGCGCGCGCCGAGCGCGGCCGTGGCGGATGCGCTGGGGTGGGCGCTGTACCGGGCCGGGGAGTCGGAGGAGGGGCTCGCGTTCGCGAAGAAGGCGGCGGAGAAGGGGGGGCGGAGCGCCCTGTTCTCCTATCACCGGGGGGTGCTGGAGCGGGAGCTCGGGCAGTCCGGTCCGGCGCGGCGCGATCTGGAGGAGGCGCTGCGGACGAATCCTTCCTTCTCGCCGCTGCTTGCGCCGAAGGCTCGGGAGGGGTTGGAGGGGTTGGGGGAGCTGCCGGAGGGGGGGCCGAAGGATGTGTACGGGTACGTGCCGGATCCGCCGGGGGCGGGGTCGGGGTCGGGGGCTTCCGGCTCGGCGGGGTCCCCGTCGACGGGGTCGGCCACCCAGAAGCCGACGGGGTCGGGCTCGAAGCCGCCCAAGCGCAAGCAGTGA
- the hppD gene encoding 4-hydroxyphenylpyruvate dioxygenase encodes MTETIDHTPDTARQADPFPVKGMDAVVFAVGNAKQAAHYYSTAFGMKLVAYSGPENGSRETASYVLTNGSARFVFTSVIKASTDHGRFLSDHVAEHGDGVVDLAIEVPDARAAYKYATEHGATGLAEPYELKDEHGTVVLAAIATYGKTRHTLVDRSGYTGPYLPGFVAADPMVEPPAKRTFQAIDHCVGNVELGKMNEWVAFYNNVMGFTNMKEFVGDDIATEYSALMSKVVADGTLKVKFPINEPAIAKKKSQIDEYLEFYGGAGVQHIALATNDIVSTVRAMRAAGVAFLDTPDSYYDTLGEWAGETRVPVETLRELKILVDRDEDGYLLQIFTKPVQDRPTVFFEMIERHGSMGFGKGNFKALFEAIEREQEKRGNL; translated from the coding sequence ATGACTGAGACCATCGATCACACGCCCGACACCGCACGGCAGGCCGACCCCTTCCCGGTGAAGGGAATGGACGCGGTCGTCTTCGCCGTGGGCAACGCCAAGCAGGCCGCCCACTACTACTCGACCGCCTTCGGCATGAAGCTCGTCGCGTACTCCGGACCGGAGAACGGCAGCCGCGAGACCGCCTCGTACGTCCTGACCAACGGCTCCGCCCGTTTCGTGTTCACCTCCGTCATCAAGGCGTCCACCGACCACGGCCGCTTCCTGAGCGACCACGTGGCCGAGCACGGGGACGGCGTCGTCGACCTCGCCATCGAAGTGCCGGACGCGCGCGCGGCGTACAAGTACGCCACCGAGCACGGCGCGACCGGCCTGGCCGAGCCGTACGAGCTGAAGGACGAGCACGGCACGGTCGTCCTCGCGGCGATCGCCACGTACGGCAAGACCCGCCACACCCTGGTCGACCGGTCCGGCTACACCGGCCCGTACCTGCCCGGCTTCGTCGCCGCCGACCCGATGGTCGAGCCGCCGGCCAAGCGCACGTTCCAGGCGATCGACCACTGCGTGGGCAACGTCGAGCTCGGCAAGATGAACGAGTGGGTGGCGTTCTACAACAACGTCATGGGCTTCACGAACATGAAGGAGTTCGTGGGCGACGACATCGCGACCGAGTACAGCGCGCTGATGTCGAAGGTGGTCGCGGACGGCACGCTGAAGGTGAAGTTCCCGATCAACGAACCGGCCATCGCCAAGAAGAAGTCGCAGATCGACGAGTACCTGGAGTTCTACGGGGGCGCGGGCGTCCAGCACATCGCGCTCGCCACGAACGACATCGTCTCGACGGTACGGGCGATGCGCGCCGCGGGCGTGGCGTTCCTGGACACGCCGGACTCGTACTACGACACCCTCGGCGAGTGGGCGGGCGAGACCCGGGTGCCCGTCGAGACCCTGCGCGAGCTGAAGATCCTCGTGGACCGGGACGAGGACGGCTACCTCCTCCAGATCTTCACCAAGCCGGTGCAGGACCGGCCGACGGTCTTCTTCGAGATGATCGAGCGCCACGGCTCGATGGGCTTCGGCAAGGGCAACTTCAAGGCGCTCTTCGAGGCGATCGAGCGGGAGCAGGAGAAGCGGGGCAATCTGTGA
- a CDS encoding Lrp/AsnC family transcriptional regulator, whose amino-acid sequence MAIDHLDGRLIVLLAREPRIGVLEASRRLGVARGTVQARLDRLQSNGVIRGFGPDVDPAALGYPVTAFATLEIKQGQGADVRAHLATVPEVLELHTTTGHGDMLCRLVARSNADLQRVIDRVVGFDGIVRASTAIVMENPVPLRIIPLVEQAAEDSVRG is encoded by the coding sequence ATGGCGATCGATCATCTGGACGGGCGACTCATCGTGCTCCTGGCGCGGGAGCCGCGTATCGGGGTCCTTGAGGCGTCCCGTCGGCTCGGCGTGGCGCGCGGCACCGTCCAGGCCCGGCTCGACCGGCTTCAGTCGAATGGAGTCATCCGGGGATTCGGCCCGGACGTCGACCCGGCGGCGCTCGGGTACCCGGTGACCGCCTTCGCGACCCTGGAGATCAAACAGGGCCAGGGCGCCGACGTACGGGCGCACTTGGCCACCGTGCCCGAGGTCCTGGAGCTGCACACCACCACCGGGCACGGCGACATGCTCTGCCGCCTGGTGGCCCGCTCCAACGCCGATCTCCAGCGGGTGATCGACCGGGTCGTCGGTTTTGATGGCATCGTCCGGGCCTCCACGGCGATCGTCATGGAGAACCCCGTTCCGCTGCGGATCATCCCGCTGGTGGAGCAGGCCGCGGAGGACTCTGTCAGAGGCTGA
- a CDS encoding ABC transporter permease: protein MSFWSYLSSRHQQLLTDAFQHASAVFQCMVIATVLGVLIGVLTYRSGWAGALAVTSTSMVLTIPSLALIGLLIPLVGLGVAPTVITLTLYGLLPIVRNAIVGLRGVDPSLVDAAKGIGMSRPARLLRVELPLAWPPILTGIRVSTQMLMGIAAIAAYASGPGLGNEIFRGIASLGSANAINQVLAGTLGIVVLALLFDAAYVLIGRLTIPRGIRA, encoded by the coding sequence GTGAGCTTCTGGAGCTATCTGTCCAGCCGGCATCAGCAGCTGCTCACTGACGCCTTCCAGCACGCCAGCGCGGTCTTCCAGTGCATGGTGATCGCGACCGTCCTCGGCGTCCTGATCGGCGTCCTCACGTACCGCAGCGGCTGGGCGGGCGCGCTGGCCGTCACCTCCACGTCGATGGTCCTCACCATCCCCTCCCTCGCCCTGATCGGTCTGCTGATCCCGCTGGTGGGGCTCGGGGTCGCGCCCACCGTCATCACGCTGACGCTGTACGGGCTGCTGCCGATCGTCCGCAACGCGATCGTCGGTCTGCGCGGAGTCGATCCTTCGCTCGTGGACGCGGCCAAGGGCATCGGGATGTCGCGCCCGGCCCGGCTGCTCCGGGTCGAGCTGCCGCTGGCGTGGCCGCCGATCCTCACCGGGATCCGGGTGTCGACGCAGATGCTGATGGGCATCGCCGCGATCGCCGCGTACGCCTCCGGCCCGGGGCTCGGCAACGAGATCTTCCGCGGTATCGCCTCGCTCGGCAGCGCCAACGCGATCAACCAGGTGCTCGCGGGCACCCTCGGGATCGTCGTCCTCGCCCTGCTCTTCGACGCCGCGTACGTCCTGATCGGCCGACTGACCATTCCCAGGGGGATCCGTGCCTGA
- a CDS encoding betaine/proline/choline family ABC transporter ATP-binding protein (Members of the family are the ATP-binding subunit of ABC transporters for substrates such as betaine, L-proline or other amino acids, choline, carnitine, etc. The substrate specificity is best determined from the substrate-binding subunit, rather than this subunit, as it interacts with the permease subunit and not with substrate directly.) — translation MPEPSDATTETRAAATSGASIELENLTKRYPGNPGPAVDNVSMEIKAGETVIFVGPSGCGKSTTLKMINRLIEPSSGRIRINDEDVTDIDPVKLRRKVGYAIQSSGLFPHMTVAENIALVPKMVGWSKSKVKDRVEEMLDLVGLDPREFHGRYPRQLSGGQQQRVGVARALAADPPVLLMDEPFGAVDPITRDHLQDELIRLQHELHKTIVFVTHDFDEAIKLGDRIAVLRERSHIAQFDTPEAILTNPADDFVSGFVGAGAALKRLNLTRVRDVEMADVPTVTVDDPLQSIFNKLRSGPHNELLMLDRRGRPYKWLRRGDLMRAKGSLARAGQLVHDTVTRDATLHDALEAVLIDSGGRVAVTGRRGEYIGVVDMETLLNSVHELLEADRLAAVEHQHDLEETRHHLTEQELEGSDGGADG, via the coding sequence GTGCCTGAGCCGTCCGACGCCACCACCGAGACCCGGGCCGCCGCCACCTCCGGCGCCTCCATCGAGCTGGAGAACCTGACCAAACGCTATCCGGGCAACCCCGGCCCGGCCGTGGACAACGTCAGCATGGAGATCAAGGCGGGCGAGACCGTGATCTTCGTGGGGCCCTCCGGGTGCGGGAAGTCGACCACGCTCAAGATGATCAACCGGTTGATCGAACCGTCATCCGGTCGCATCCGGATCAACGACGAGGACGTCACCGACATCGACCCGGTGAAGCTGCGCCGCAAGGTCGGGTACGCGATCCAGTCGTCCGGGCTCTTCCCGCACATGACGGTCGCCGAGAACATCGCGCTCGTACCGAAGATGGTCGGCTGGTCCAAGTCGAAGGTGAAGGACCGGGTGGAGGAGATGCTCGACCTGGTCGGGCTCGATCCGCGCGAGTTCCACGGCCGCTACCCCCGCCAGCTCTCCGGCGGACAGCAGCAACGGGTCGGTGTGGCACGGGCGTTGGCGGCGGATCCGCCGGTGCTGCTGATGGACGAGCCGTTCGGCGCGGTCGACCCGATCACCCGCGACCACCTCCAGGACGAGCTCATCCGGCTCCAGCACGAGCTGCACAAGACCATCGTGTTCGTCACCCACGACTTCGACGAGGCGATCAAGCTGGGCGACCGGATCGCGGTGCTGCGCGAGCGTTCGCACATCGCTCAGTTCGACACCCCGGAGGCGATCCTCACCAACCCGGCCGACGACTTCGTGTCCGGGTTCGTGGGGGCGGGCGCGGCGCTGAAGCGGCTGAACCTGACGCGCGTACGGGACGTGGAGATGGCCGACGTGCCGACGGTCACCGTCGACGACCCGCTCCAGTCGATCTTCAACAAGCTGCGCAGCGGCCCGCACAACGAGCTCCTGATGCTGGACCGGCGCGGGCGCCCGTACAAATGGCTGCGGCGCGGCGACCTGATGCGGGCCAAGGGGTCGCTGGCGCGGGCCGGGCAGCTGGTGCACGACACGGTGACCCGGGACGCGACCCTGCACGACGCCCTGGAGGCGGTGCTCATCGACTCCGGCGGCCGGGTCGCGGTGACCGGGCGGCGCGGCGAGTACATCGGCGTCGTCGACATGGAGACCCTGCTGAACTCCGTCCACGAGCTCCTGGAGGCCGACCGGCTGGCCGCCGTCGAGCACCAGCACGACCTGGAGGAGACCCGCCACCATCTGACCGAGCAGGAGCTGGAGGGTTCGGACGGCGGTGCGGACGGATGA
- a CDS encoding ABC transporter permease encodes MSTAPGRPPGEHEAGGHVFRDDEAEPAPAPAPPRRRITWQKLVLLPAVVAVVLLIAFVWITNVQLDSIAKNSLDNGNVQLRLWQHVKLTAVSTFWVLLVAIPLGIALTRRGLSRAAPLVTAVANIGQATPAIGLLALLVIWLGIGPSTAVIGMVIYAVLPVLSNTVAGLKAIDPQLVEASRGIGMSALGTLGKVELPLAVPLILAGVRTALVLNVGTATLATFGGGGGLGDLITSGIQTQRMPVLVLGSVLTVALALLVDWLASLAEVALTPRGLEVG; translated from the coding sequence ATGAGCACCGCACCCGGGCGCCCGCCGGGCGAGCACGAGGCCGGCGGCCACGTCTTCCGCGACGACGAGGCGGAACCCGCCCCGGCGCCCGCGCCGCCGAGGCGCCGGATCACCTGGCAGAAGCTGGTGCTGCTGCCCGCGGTGGTCGCGGTGGTCCTGCTGATCGCCTTCGTCTGGATCACCAACGTCCAGCTGGACTCGATCGCGAAGAACTCCCTCGACAACGGCAATGTGCAGCTCCGGCTCTGGCAGCACGTGAAGCTCACCGCCGTCTCCACCTTCTGGGTGCTGCTCGTGGCGATCCCGCTGGGCATCGCACTGACCCGGCGCGGGCTGAGCCGGGCCGCCCCCCTGGTCACGGCGGTCGCCAACATCGGCCAGGCGACGCCGGCGATCGGGCTGCTCGCCCTGCTGGTGATCTGGCTGGGCATCGGCCCCTCCACGGCGGTCATCGGCATGGTGATCTACGCGGTCCTCCCGGTGCTCTCCAACACGGTCGCGGGCCTGAAGGCGATCGACCCGCAGCTGGTGGAGGCCTCGCGCGGCATCGGCATGTCGGCGCTCGGCACCCTGGGCAAGGTCGAACTGCCGCTCGCGGTCCCGCTGATCCTCGCGGGCGTGCGCACGGCGCTCGTCCTGAACGTCGGCACGGCCACGCTGGCCACGTTCGGCGGCGGTGGCGGGCTCGGCGACCTGATCACCTCCGGGATCCAGACCCAGCGCATGCCGGTCCTGGTCCTCGGGTCGGTCCTGACGGTCGCGCTCGCCCTGCTGGTGGACTGGCTGGCCTCGCTGGCCGAGGTGGCGCTGACCCCGCGCGGACTGGAGGTGGGGTGA
- a CDS encoding glycine betaine ABC transporter substrate-binding protein, which produces MRRVRTRWTAGWARAAGALVLLSLPLSGCGLTSGSPMVDDVRPGSVGQGRPLKGASLTVTSKNFSENIILGQMAGLVFKAAGADVVDRTNLPGSISAREAIVKGDADAMYEYTGTAWITYLGHSKPITDPQAQWRAVRDADVRNGVTWLPQSTLNNTYALAISKRNNAKYKLRTLSEVAALTKKDPSAVSVCVENEFASRNDGLPGMEKAYGMSIPASRIQKMDAGIIYTQVSKSSSCLLGEVFTTDGRIKAMDLDVLTDDRHFFPNYNAAPELHASTFAKYPAIAALLNPVSAKLTTEVAQDLNARVDVEGRDPHDVAKEWLVEQGFIRKG; this is translated from the coding sequence ATGCGTCGCGTACGTACGAGGTGGACGGCGGGGTGGGCGCGGGCGGCGGGCGCCCTCGTCCTGCTGTCGCTCCCGCTCTCCGGCTGCGGCCTCACGAGCGGCTCGCCGATGGTGGACGACGTCCGGCCGGGCTCGGTGGGCCAGGGCCGCCCCCTCAAGGGGGCCTCCCTGACGGTCACTTCGAAGAACTTCAGCGAGAACATCATCCTCGGCCAGATGGCCGGTCTGGTCTTCAAGGCGGCCGGCGCCGATGTCGTCGACCGCACCAATCTGCCGGGCTCGATCAGCGCGCGCGAGGCGATCGTCAAGGGCGACGCGGACGCGATGTACGAGTACACCGGCACGGCGTGGATCACCTACCTCGGCCACAGCAAGCCCATCACCGACCCGCAGGCGCAGTGGCGGGCGGTGCGGGACGCGGACGTGCGGAACGGGGTGACCTGGCTGCCCCAGTCGACGCTCAACAACACGTACGCGCTCGCCATCAGCAAGCGGAACAACGCGAAGTACAAGCTCAGGACGCTCTCGGAGGTGGCCGCGCTGACGAAGAAGGACCCGTCGGCGGTCTCGGTGTGCGTGGAGAACGAGTTCGCGTCCCGGAACGACGGGCTGCCGGGCATGGAGAAGGCGTACGGGATGTCGATCCCCGCCTCCAGGATCCAGAAGATGGACGCCGGGATCATCTACACCCAGGTGTCCAAGTCCAGCTCCTGCCTGCTGGGCGAGGTCTTCACGACGGACGGCCGGATCAAGGCGATGGACCTGGACGTCCTGACCGACGACCGGCACTTCTTCCCCAACTACAACGCGGCCCCGGAGCTGCACGCCTCTACGTTCGCCAAGTACCCGGCGATCGCCGCCCTGTTGAACCCGGTGAGCGCGAAGCTGACGACGGAGGTCGCGCAGGACCTCAACGCCCGGGTGGACGTGGAGGGCCGCGATCCGCACGACGTGGCGAAGGAGTGGCTGGTGGAGCAGGGGTTCATTCGGAAGGGGTGA